A portion of the Mycoplasma sp. (ex Biomphalaria glabrata) genome contains these proteins:
- a CDS encoding phosphoribosylformylglycinamidine synthase has protein sequence MRYFVKRKNGFNMEEKSLFSEFQNDLNIETLESIEYYNVYDIFNATKDEENFIMENILAKVNTDSFITDIDLKDQKFLSYEPLPLQFDIRKDNAEKICKLNFPNKDIEIFTGTLLVFNEKLSDNEFNKISNYIINPIESRLKELFIFEKPEFTITPFENKEVSNFNLLSINELNELVIELGLSLDKDDLVEIQKYFKSIDRNPNFSELTLFDIYWSDHCRHTTFSTEITDVELICYDVIDEEIKNTITDYNATRKMLKLDKKPLTLMEMATINARLEKYRGNLNDLEESDEINACSIKFEANKKNYYFNFKNETHNHPTEIEPFGGASTCLGGAIRDILANRAYAFAGIRISGCGNILEKVENTLEGKLPQRKISKQATRGFSSYGNQIGMPCLLVEEFYDPSYVAKHLECGAVLGVAPENNLNKKEPQPGDVIILFGGRTGIDGIGGASGSSKSHKKDLSKNIASEVQKGNAIIQRNMQRLFRKNYKFSQLIKKCNDFGAGGASVAIGEISDGVEIYLDKFLIKYKGINPYQILFSESQERMAVVVDPENVKKFINICNKENLEAYVVGKVTADEKLVAKYKNDIIVNIDRSFLKTNGAKKTTQVKICGLGVPNIVDCADVWDGSEMNKDLNLCVQKGMIEYFDSSIGRTTVMSPYAGKHLLSKTNTLVAKIPLDNEEHNFKAIVGVGFSPAIANHSSYHAGIFSVIESVSKIVARGGKYQKIRFSFQEYFCRLTSPEKWAQPFLALLGAYKSMKALNLASIGGKDSMSGSFEKIDVVPTIISFGFTVEELVKVKPSHFVQSDSFIYFIKLPLDNLKIPDYDKLKEIYELIGVLLKDENVNSIIVNSNRRIYETLMSAAIGNMLGLNLFSEDLNQVQPGSFIIESSVEVDHPLLRHIGNTIHSSIVIIDNKLVLDMKNAPELPQIKEYLKIYSAWPNQIEQVKKPMYYNIKDVDPLNKKKCHVLIPIFPGTNCEYDLQKAFENEGAKTELFIFTNLNRKSIEKSIDELAKKIAKCDIFAIPGGFSAADEPDGSGKFIANILRLPKIAKVIHEHLKAKKLIIGICNGFQALVEAGLLPQGNFMKKSDSPTLTYNTIGRHASSIVTTRVISNASPWLRYENLHTINDVPISNGEGRFVLSKEQLTKYLHSGQIFSIYWDEGEKFPGETYNYSGSIGAIEGIVSSDGLILGRMGHPERIASDLFQNLSINTPTNVFKNGVKYIVGYKKSTKRGKH, from the coding sequence ATGAGATATTTTGTAAAACGAAAAAATGGTTTTAATATGGAAGAAAAGTCGCTTTTCTCTGAATTCCAAAATGACTTAAATATTGAAACTCTCGAATCAATCGAATATTATAATGTATACGATATTTTTAACGCTACTAAAGATGAAGAAAATTTTATTATGGAAAATATACTTGCAAAGGTAAACACAGATTCCTTCATTACAGATATTGATTTAAAAGATCAAAAATTTCTATCTTATGAGCCACTTCCTTTACAATTTGATATCCGAAAAGATAACGCTGAAAAAATTTGTAAATTAAATTTTCCAAACAAGGATATTGAAATTTTCACAGGAACTTTATTGGTTTTTAACGAGAAATTGAGTGACAATGAATTTAATAAGATTTCCAATTATATTATTAACCCTATTGAATCTAGATTAAAAGAATTATTTATATTTGAAAAACCAGAATTTACAATTACACCTTTTGAAAACAAAGAAGTTAGCAATTTTAACTTGCTATCAATTAATGAACTTAATGAACTTGTTATAGAGTTGGGATTATCGCTTGATAAAGATGATTTAGTAGAGATTCAAAAATATTTTAAATCAATTGATCGAAATCCTAATTTTAGTGAATTAACTTTATTTGATATATATTGAAGTGATCATTGCCGTCATACTACCTTTTCAACTGAGATTACGGATGTTGAATTAATTTGTTATGACGTTATCGATGAAGAAATAAAAAATACAATTACTGACTATAATGCTACAAGAAAAATGCTAAAATTGGACAAAAAACCATTAACTTTAATGGAAATGGCTACTATTAATGCTCGCTTAGAGAAATATCGTGGAAATTTAAATGATTTAGAAGAATCAGATGAAATTAATGCGTGTTCGATAAAATTCGAGGCAAACAAAAAAAATTACTATTTTAATTTTAAAAACGAAACTCATAATCATCCAACTGAAATTGAACCATTCGGTGGAGCGTCAACTTGTTTAGGAGGAGCAATTCGTGATATTTTGGCAAATCGTGCATATGCATTTGCCGGCATAAGAATTTCTGGTTGCGGGAATATTTTAGAAAAAGTGGAAAATACTTTAGAAGGAAAATTACCACAACGAAAAATTTCAAAACAAGCAACACGCGGTTTTAGTTCATATGGAAATCAAATCGGAATGCCGTGTTTACTTGTTGAAGAATTTTATGATCCAAGTTATGTCGCTAAACATCTAGAGTGTGGAGCAGTTTTAGGGGTAGCACCAGAAAATAATTTAAATAAAAAAGAACCACAACCTGGCGATGTAATTATATTATTTGGAGGAAGAACTGGTATAGATGGCATTGGTGGAGCTAGTGGAAGTAGTAAGAGTCATAAAAAAGATTTATCAAAAAACATTGCAAGTGAAGTCCAAAAAGGTAATGCAATTATTCAACGAAATATGCAAAGATTATTTCGTAAAAATTATAAATTTTCGCAATTAATCAAAAAATGTAATGATTTTGGCGCTGGTGGGGCTAGTGTTGCCATTGGCGAAATTAGCGATGGTGTTGAAATTTACCTAGATAAATTTTTAATCAAATATAAAGGAATTAATCCTTATCAAATACTTTTTAGCGAGTCGCAAGAGAGAATGGCTGTTGTAGTTGATCCAGAAAATGTTAAGAAATTTATTAATATTTGTAACAAAGAAAATTTGGAAGCATATGTTGTTGGTAAAGTTACCGCTGATGAAAAACTAGTAGCAAAATATAAAAATGACATCATTGTGAATATTGATCGTAGTTTTTTAAAAACTAACGGAGCAAAAAAAACAACACAAGTTAAAATTTGTGGTTTGGGCGTGCCAAATATAGTCGACTGCGCAGATGTTTGAGATGGTAGTGAGATGAATAAAGATTTAAATCTTTGTGTTCAAAAAGGAATGATTGAATATTTCGATAGTTCAATTGGGCGAACAACAGTTATGAGTCCATATGCTGGGAAACATTTACTGTCAAAAACAAATACATTAGTTGCCAAAATTCCTTTGGATAATGAAGAGCATAATTTTAAAGCAATTGTTGGGGTAGGTTTTTCCCCAGCAATTGCTAATCACTCATCATATCACGCAGGAATTTTTTCAGTTATTGAATCAGTTTCCAAAATCGTTGCAAGAGGTGGTAAATATCAAAAAATTAGATTCAGTTTTCAGGAATATTTTTGCCGATTAACATCACCAGAAAAATGAGCTCAGCCATTTTTAGCACTACTTGGAGCATATAAATCAATGAAAGCTCTGAATTTGGCATCAATTGGTGGGAAAGATTCGATGTCAGGTTCTTTTGAGAAAATTGACGTAGTACCAACGATTATTAGTTTTGGTTTCACTGTCGAAGAATTAGTGAAAGTGAAACCATCGCATTTTGTACAAAGCGATAGTTTTATTTATTTTATTAAATTACCATTAGATAATTTAAAAATTCCAGACTATGACAAATTAAAGGAAATTTATGAATTAATCGGAGTTCTTTTAAAAGATGAAAATGTTAACTCAATTATAGTTAATTCAAATCGTAGAATTTACGAAACATTAATGAGTGCAGCAATCGGGAATATGCTGGGTCTAAATTTATTTTCAGAAGATTTAAATCAAGTTCAACCAGGTTCATTTATTATTGAAAGTTCAGTAGAGGTTGACCACCCGCTTTTAAGACATATCGGAAATACAATTCACTCGTCAATTGTGATAATTGATAACAAACTTGTTTTAGATATGAAAAATGCTCCAGAACTTCCACAAATAAAAGAATATTTAAAAATTTATTCAGCATGACCAAATCAAATTGAACAAGTTAAAAAACCAATGTACTATAATATCAAAGATGTTGACCCTCTTAATAAAAAGAAATGTCATGTTCTTATTCCAATTTTTCCGGGAACAAATTGCGAATATGATTTACAAAAAGCCTTTGAAAATGAAGGAGCTAAAACTGAATTATTTATTTTTACCAATCTTAATCGAAAAAGCATTGAAAAATCAATTGATGAGTTAGCAAAAAAAATTGCAAAATGCGACATTTTTGCTATTCCAGGTGGATTTAGTGCAGCAGATGAACCAGATGGTAGTGGAAAATTTATTGCTAATATTTTACGTCTTCCAAAAATTGCAAAAGTTATTCATGAGCATTTAAAAGCTAAAAAACTAATTATAGGTATTTGTAATGGTTTTCAAGCCTTAGTCGAAGCGGGGTTATTACCTCAAGGAAATTTTATGAAAAAAAGTGATAGTCCAACATTAACTTACAATACTATAGGCCGCCACGCCTCATCGATTGTTACAACGAGAGTCATTTCCAACGCTTCTCCCTGATTACGTTATGAAAATCTTCATACTATTAACGACGTTCCCATTTCTAATGGAGAAGGAAGATTTGTGTTAAGTAAAGAACAATTAACAAAGTACCTACATTCAGGGCAAATTTTTTCAATTTACTGAGACGAAGGAGAGAAATTTCCTGGAGAAACTTATAATTATTCTGGTTCAATTGGG